From Lutra lutra chromosome 14, mLutLut1.2, whole genome shotgun sequence, a single genomic window includes:
- the LOC125084660 gene encoding putative protein MSS51 homolog, mitochondrial isoform X6, which yields MAPRSRQRRHKKPPSSVTPMVVTPPTVVTSVPLTLSKPDPSIDALGFFSLENNVPGLSQLILQKLNMKSYEEYKLVLDGGASVSGFGFRCLREMFQKMEDTFQFCAHCRALPSGLSDSKVLRQCKRCRNVYYCGPECQKSDWPEHRKVCQELRLVAVDRLMEWLLVTGAFVLPSGPWPCVAEVVQGWDTWFSMRHLQLEATLDAVLGSHAMNTLWANVGRPRPDPDVLQGSLKRLLTDALSRPLTLGLGLRALGIDIGKTGGSTVHVVGASHVETFLTRPGDYDELGYMFPGHLGLRVIMVGIDVSADFTQSTSTSPLEPGTVQLSGYRGLYHDFWEEQVETGQIAHPDLVVAFHPGFHASPDLMEAWLPTLLLLRDYEIPTLITVYSHQELAASLQILVDLDTHITTYGANPFASLKPEQVYSNPNKQPVYCSAYYIMFLGSSCQLDRRQLEKKVDGGV from the exons ATGGCTCCAAGATCCCGGCAACGAAGGCACAAGAAACCCCCTTCATCGGTGACTCCCATGGTTGTGACCCCACCCACAGTTGTGACCTCTGTGCCTCTGACCCTCTCAAAACCTGACCCTAGCATTGATGCACTTGGCTTCTTCTCCTTGGAGAATAATGTTCCTGGCCTATCCCAGCTAATCCTTCAAAAGCTAAACATGAAAAGCTATGAAGAATACAA GTTGGTGCTAGATGGGGGTGCTTCTGTATCAGGCTTTGGATTTCGATGCCTTCGAGAAATGTTCCAGAAGATGGAGGACACATTCCAATTCTGTGCTCACTGTAGAGCTCTTCCTAGTGGCCTTTCAGACTCCAAGGTCCTGCGGCAGTGCAAGAG GTGCAGAAATGTCTATTACTGTGGTCCAGAGTGCCAGAAGTCAGACTGGCCAGAGCACAGGAAGGTTTGTCAAGAGCTGCGTCTGGTAGCTGTGGACCGTCTCATGGAATGGCTTCTAGTCACAG GTGCTTTTGTCCTACCTTCAGGACCTTGGCCATGTGTGGCTGAAGTTGTACAGGGCTGGGATACCTGGTTTTCTATGCGGCATTTACAGCTAGAAGCTACACTGGATGCTGTACTAGGTAGTCATGCCATGAACACCCTGTGGGCCAACGTAGGACGGCCAAGGCCAGACCCAGATGTCCTGCAGGGCTCTTTGAAGCGGCTGCTGACAGATGCCCTATCACGGCCCTTGACACTGGGCCTTGGGCTTCGGGCCTTGGGGATAGATATTGGGAAGACTGGGGGAAGCACAGTGCATGTGGTTGGTGCTTCCCATGTGGAGACATTCCTCACACGCCCTGGGGACTATGATGAGCTTGGCTACATGTTTCCTGGACACCTAGGCCTCCGTGTGATCATGGTGGGTATAGACGTATCTGCTGACTTTACACAGAGCACCTCAACTTCCCCCCTGGAACCTGGCACAGTTCAACTTAGTGGCTATAGGGGCCTCTATCATGACTTCTGGGAGGAACAGGTAGAGACTGGACAGATAGCCCATCCAGATTTGGTGGTGGCATTCCATCCAG gtTTCCATGCTTCCCCAGATTTGATGGAGGCTTGGCTGCCCACCCTCCTGCTACTTCGTGATTATGAGATCCCTACATTGATCACTGTTTACAG CCATCAGGAGTTGGCGGCTTCTTTGCAGATTCTGGTGGACCTGGATACACACATCACTACCTATGGAGCTAATCCTTTCGCGTCCCTCAAACCTGAACAGGTCTATTCCAACCCCAACAAGCAACCAGTATACTGCAGTGCCTACTATATCATGTTTCTTGGAAGTTCCTGCCAGCTGGATAGGAGGCAACTGGAAAAGAAAGTAGATGGTGGGGTTTAA